TTCGTCGGGCTCGGGCATATCACGCCGGCCAACTGGCATCCGTTCATTCCGGCGAACACCGGTCAGTGGGGCACCTTCGGTCCGTCCGGCGTGCTGCGCGGCGCGGGGATGGTCTTCTTCGCGTACATCGGCTTCGATGCCGTCTCGACGGCGGCGCAGGAAGCGAAGAACCCGCAGCGTGACCTGCCGATCGGCATCCTGGGTTCGCTGGCGATCTGCACGCTGCTCTACGTCGCGGTCTCCGCGATCCTCACCGGCATGGTGCCGTACACCGAACTCAACGTGGCGGCGCCGGTTGCCTACGCGATCGAGAAGGTCGGCGCACCGGCATGGATCCGCATCCTCATCGATGTTGGTGCCGTGCTCGGCCTCGGCTCGGTGATTCTGGTGATGCTCCTGGGTCAGTCGCGGGTGTTCTACTCGATGTCGCGCGATGGATTGCTCGGCAAGTGGGCGGCTGCGGTGCATCCGAAGTATCGCACGCCGTACCTCTCGACCATCTTCACCGGTGTGGCCGTCGGCCTCGCGACCGGCGTGCTGCCACTGCAGTTGCTGGGGCAGTTGGTGAACATCGGCACGCTGCTCGCATTCGTGCTGGTCTGCTACGGCGTGATGGTGCTGCGGAAGACTCGCCCCGATCTCGAGCGTCCGTTCAAGACGCCCTGGGTCCCGTTCGTGCCGATCATGGGCATTGTCTGCTGCCTGGGCCTGATGGCGACGCTGCCGGGCGATACCTGGATCCGGCTGATCGTCTGGTTGATCATCGGCTTTGCGATCTACTTCGGGTACGGCAAGAAGCACAGTGTGCTGCAGCAGCAGCGCGAAGCGGGGACTGTCCCGAAGTGAGCCCGTCGCGGCGAACGGGTCAGGCCTGATTACGTTTCCGGAATGACGTCAACACCTCCTACCACGACGAGCGCTGCGGCCCAACAGGTCGCGGCGCTCGTTCGTTCCGGCAGGCTCTGCCTCACGACCCATGTGAACCCCGATGGTGACGGCCTCGGCTCGGAAGTCGGGCTGGTGCATATCCTCAGGGCACAGGGGATCGAAGCCATCATCACGAACCCCACGGCGACCCCCGAGCGCTTCGACTTCCTCTTCGCTGACCTCAAGGGCGTCGACAAGTCGCAGCAGGGCGTCAAGGAACTTCGTCGCGCCGATGCGATCCTGGTGCTCGACATCGCCGACCTGAGTCGACTCGGCGGGCTCGCTGACACGGTGCGCGATCGTGGCGTTCCGGTGGGGTGCATCGACCATCACGCCAGCGCCGGAGTCCTGCCGCCCGGGCCGCGGTATGTGGACGACAGTGCGGCCGCCACCGGCGAGCTGATCTACCTGCTCGCTCGCGAGCTCGGCTGGGCGGTCCCGCTCGAAGCTGCGCGTGCGCTCTATGTGGCACTGGTGACCGACACCGGCGGCTTCCGCTTCTCGAACACCCGGCCCCGCACCCTGCAGATTGCCTCCGAGCTGCTCGCCCTCGGTGTCGACACCGAGCAGATCTACCTCGACGTCTATGCCAGTGCGCCGATCGGTCGGCCACGACTTCTCGCCGAAGTGCTGCAGACCCTCGTGGTGGAGATGCCACTGGGGCTCGCATGGGTCACCGTGCCGCCTGGCGCCCTCGAACGTCACGAGGTCGACCCCGATGACCTCGACGGGGCCGTGGAGCACGCACGCTCGATTCGCGGGGTGCGGATGGCACTCCTCTTCCGCGAGATGTCGGGGGGCCGGGTCAAGGTCTCCCTGCGCAGCGTGGGGCAGGTCGATGTGGCCGCGCTGGCCAAGCAGTTCGGTGGCGGCGGGCACACCAAGGCCGCCGGCGTGGCGATCCACGGCTCACTCGCCGAGGTGCAGGCCACGGTGCTCGCGGGAGCCCGGAAGTACCTGGCCGGGGCCTGAGATCCCCTTGTATGACCCGCTGCCCGGACTAGCTTCCCGGCACGAAAGGGAAGGTGTTCATGACGACGGAATCAGCGGTGGACGTTTTCGAGCGAATCGAGCAGGGGCTGCAGACGATCCGGCCCTATATCGCTTCCCATAAGGGGACGCTCGAGGTCATCGACTTCGACCCCCTCGAAGGGAAGCTGTTCGTGCGCCTCGGTGGCACCTGCAAGGGGTGCGCGGCCTCCACCATCACGCTTAAGCAAGGCATCGAGACCAGGCTTCGGCAGTCGGTACCAGAGGTCAAGCTGGTCGAAGCGGTCTAGAGGGATATCGCATCATGAGTGGCACCCGTGAGGCGCAGGTTCGCGCCGCGCTCGACTCTGTGTCCAATCCGCGCACCGGCACCGGCCTCGTGGCCGCCGGGATGATCAGCGACCTGGTGGTCGACGAATCCAGCGGCGAAGCCTCCTTCACCTTCCTGCTTCGGCGCGAAGATCCCGCCACGCTGGTCCGGCAGGCTCGGCAGGCGCTCACCACGGCCGGATTGCCGCAACCCAGAATCCAGGTCACCGATCCGGCGGGTCCACCCGCAACCACGCACGGCGCGCCGCAGAGTGCCGCGACGGGCGTCCCCGCGCCGACGCCAATGGAGATCGCCGGGCTGGGCAAGGTGATCGCGGTATCGTCGGGGAAGGGCGGGGTCGGCAAGAGCACGGTCGCGGTGAATGTCGCGGTGGCACTGGCGGAGCGCGGCTTCAAGGTCGGCATCATGGACGCCGACTTCTACGGACCGAACCTGCCGCGAATGATTGGCGTCTACGAGCGCCCCACGGTGCAGAACGGCCGGATCATTCCACTCGAGGCCTATGGACTCAAGCTGATGTCGATCGGCTTCCTCGTCGATCGTGATGCGCCCGCCATCTGGCGCGGGCCGATCATCACCAAGGTGATCCACCAGTTCCTGCACGATGTGGAGTGGGGCGAGCTCGACTTTCTCTTTGTCGATATGCCGCCGGGTACCGGCGACGCCCAGCTCTCGCTGGTGCAGCAGGTGCTCGTGAATGGCGCGATCATCGTGACCACGCCGCAGGAAGTCGCCGTGGGCGATGCGCTGCGCGGGGCGAAGATGTTCGAGCGGGTGAACGTGCCGATTCTCGGTATCGTCGAGAACATGAGCGGCTTCCTCGATCCGATCACCGGCATGCGTCACGATCTCTTCGGGGTCGGCGGTGGCGAGCGCCTCGCCGATGAGATCAGTTCACCACTGCTCGGCATGGTGCCGCTGCAGCAGGGGCTGGCTTACTCGGCCGACCAGGGCGAACCGATCGTGGTGGCCGCGCCGAACTCGGCGGCGGCGGTGATGCTGCGGGAGATTGCCGACAAGGTGGTCGATCGAGTTCGTGCGGTGGGAATGGTGTTGCCAGTGCTCGAGTAAAGGCGCAGGCGGGAGTGGGTCAGCGCGCTCCGACCCACTCCACGTTCACGCCGGCCATCGAAGTCTTGAGCTCGATGGTGAGTTTCCGCGGCGCGATGGAAAATCCTTCGGTGCTCCAGACGTTACCGCGCTTTATCAGTCCTTCGACATCGAGCGAGGTAAGGAAACGCCCTGCGGTAATCTGCAGACCCACGCCACGCGGCACTCGCAGCGTGAGCGTTCCCATGGACAGCGCGACCGCCACGGCAGAGTTCCGGCGCCACTCCCCTTCAAAACCAAGCGTCGCGCGGCCAACGCCGCCCTCGACCGTGATCTCGTCGCAGCCAGCGTTGGCGAGTTGGCGGACGTCGAGTTCTGACGCGCCGACCGTGAAAGACGCCTTGCGGCATTCACCCTTCGTCGGCCGCGAAAAGGTGAGCGAGCTGCGAGTGGCGCCGCTCCAGATGGCGAGATCGACGAGCGTGGTGCCGCCGAGATCCATGGTGGCGTCGGCAGCGCCGAGATTGGCAGTAAACGAGAGCGGAATGTCGGGAGAGAACTCGAAACGCCCGGTCTGATCGAGCTGCGCGCGCGAGGTGACGCGCACTCCGCCGCCGCCGACCGCCTCCAGGCCGAGATGCAGGATCCCGGTGCGCGCGTCGTAGTCCTGCACCGGGGCGGCGCGCTCGGCATCGTAGCGCAAGACGGCGCGGTAGAGACTCCCTGACGAACCGGGCTGGACCACCACACGCCCTGCCCCGAAGTCGAGGGTCGCTCGCAACATTCGCTCGCCAGCGGCGGGGCGGGTCGCGTTGAAGCTCCGCATCGTCTGCGCCGAAAGCGTGTTGGCGGTCGCAACCACCATTGCCAGCACCAGCGCGCGCTGAGGCAGCTTCACGCCTCGGGCTCCGTGCTCGGCCGCTTCACCGCCGGCACACCGAACTGTGGTGTGGCCCAGAGGTATTCATCAGTGAGCATCTCGGGCGGCACGATCCGGCCGGCGAAGTGTTCCCGAATTCCGCCGCGCGAAAGCAGCGCCGCACCGAACCCGACCGTACCGACGAACCAGGTTCCGATAGCGGCGGCGGAAAGGATCAGCCCGCCAGCAATCGGCACCCAGCCAAAGAGCACCCACGCGAGCCAGCTGACGCCGAGCGCCATCAGGCCAGTGAGCAGGTAGCGGTAGGCATTGGGTGAAACCCGCAGCCCTGCCGCCATCCGACGCCTCGTGATGGTCTCGCCCATTGCGTGCGCTACGGCGAGAACGCCACCAAGCACCGAGACGATCGCCAGCAGGGTGTAGACGACGATTCCGAAGGGCACCAGCAGCGCGCCGGCCACCGTAAGCACGAGCCCGACCACCAGCATCCCGAAGGTCGGGAGAATCAGGACCTCGCCGAGCAGCCCTACCACGAAGGCCCTCCCGAACGAGTGCATCACCGTATCGGAGACGATCTCGAGGTTAGGTCGCCCGAAGGTCACGAGTCCGAAGCCAAGCGTGAGGAGCACGAGGAAGACACCGACAAATCCGGCCGCACGACGTGCAATGACCGAGGCGATCGACGGCGTATCTGCCGGCGTCGTGATCGGAACCGCTTCGAGTGATTGCTGGGCGCCGGTGATATTGCCGCCGACCTCACGCACGTGCCCGCCGATCGCGAGCACATCGCCCACCACCGAGCCGCCGGGGTGCACGATGATGTCGCCATCGAGTGCGACGATGTTCCCTTCCACCCGGCCGTGCACGTCGACATCGCCCTCGAGTACCACGACGTGTCCGTGAATATTCTCGGCGGAGCCAACGGAGTAGTGCCCCAGGCGAGCGGTACCGCCGACGACGGTGAGCCGGGTTTCGTCGATCGGACGCCGCAATGCCGTGCGCAACTGGCGCTCGAGCGCGGCTGGCTGATCGAGTTTTGCGGGATTGACGGTGGGACCCTGAGGATCGGCCACCGCCACGGCCTGTGGCGCGACGTCCGGTCCTGGAATCAGGATCGAGGGGAGGAGATTCTTGACCCGCCCGGACAGCTCGCCCACCACACCACGCCGATCGGCCGCCTCGAGGCGGCTTGCGGAGATCAGCGCAATGACTAGGAGGAGGGCGGCTGCTCCCTTACCAGCCCGCATCGGTCGCGGGCTCGGTGAGGAGGCGACGCAGTCCGACGAGCGCGAGGGCGTAGGTGCCGAGGGCACCGACCAGCACCGGGAAGGCACGGGTCGGGGTGGCGAGGGCGTCGCGGACGCCGCCGAACCACGGCTGCTCTGCCGTGTTCGCGGCGATGGTCTGCAAGGTGATCCAGAGCGACTGCCCGGCGTCGGCGACAGTAGGAGCCGAC
This portion of the Gemmatimonadota bacterium genome encodes:
- a CDS encoding amino acid permease produces the protein MSIWATKSITALRAEADEVGEHSLKRSLSATNLTALGIGAIIGAGIFVLTGQAAALHAGPAVPISMILVGIACAFAGLCYAEMASAVPVAGSAYTYSYATMGELIAWIIGWDLVLEYAAGAATVGVGWSGHLVDLFKNFGIVLPANLTNSPTQWCTSAEVTAAVAGCVHSGLNLTGALVNLPAVFIVALMSTILVIGIKESASVNNFIVVLKLLIVMLIIFVGLGHITPANWHPFIPANTGQWGTFGPSGVLRGAGMVFFAYIGFDAVSTAAQEAKNPQRDLPIGILGSLAICTLLYVAVSAILTGMVPYTELNVAAPVAYAIEKVGAPAWIRILIDVGAVLGLGSVILVMLLGQSRVFYSMSRDGLLGKWAAAVHPKYRTPYLSTIFTGVAVGLATGVLPLQLLGQLVNIGTLLAFVLVCYGVMVLRKTRPDLERPFKTPWVPFVPIMGIVCCLGLMATLPGDTWIRLIVWLIIGFAIYFGYGKKHSVLQQQREAGTVPK
- a CDS encoding bifunctional oligoribonuclease/PAP phosphatase NrnA, translated to MTSTPPTTTSAAAQQVAALVRSGRLCLTTHVNPDGDGLGSEVGLVHILRAQGIEAIITNPTATPERFDFLFADLKGVDKSQQGVKELRRADAILVLDIADLSRLGGLADTVRDRGVPVGCIDHHASAGVLPPGPRYVDDSAAATGELIYLLARELGWAVPLEAARALYVALVTDTGGFRFSNTRPRTLQIASELLALGVDTEQIYLDVYASAPIGRPRLLAEVLQTLVVEMPLGLAWVTVPPGALERHEVDPDDLDGAVEHARSIRGVRMALLFREMSGGRVKVSLRSVGQVDVAALAKQFGGGGHTKAAGVAIHGSLAEVQATVLAGARKYLAGA
- a CDS encoding NifU family protein, which gives rise to MTTESAVDVFERIEQGLQTIRPYIASHKGTLEVIDFDPLEGKLFVRLGGTCKGCAASTITLKQGIETRLRQSVPEVKLVEAV
- a CDS encoding Mrp/NBP35 family ATP-binding protein; translated protein: MSGTREAQVRAALDSVSNPRTGTGLVAAGMISDLVVDESSGEASFTFLLRREDPATLVRQARQALTTAGLPQPRIQVTDPAGPPATTHGAPQSAATGVPAPTPMEIAGLGKVIAVSSGKGGVGKSTVAVNVAVALAERGFKVGIMDADFYGPNLPRMIGVYERPTVQNGRIIPLEAYGLKLMSIGFLVDRDAPAIWRGPIITKVIHQFLHDVEWGELDFLFVDMPPGTGDAQLSLVQQVLVNGAIIVTTPQEVAVGDALRGAKMFERVNVPILGIVENMSGFLDPITGMRHDLFGVGGGERLADEISSPLLGMVPLQQGLAYSADQGEPIVVAAPNSAAAVMLREIADKVVDRVRAVGMVLPVLE
- a CDS encoding polymer-forming cytoskeletal protein: MRAGKGAAALLLVIALISASRLEAADRRGVVGELSGRVKNLLPSILIPGPDVAPQAVAVADPQGPTVNPAKLDQPAALERQLRTALRRPIDETRLTVVGGTARLGHYSVGSAENIHGHVVVLEGDVDVHGRVEGNIVALDGDIIVHPGGSVVGDVLAIGGHVREVGGNITGAQQSLEAVPITTPADTPSIASVIARRAAGFVGVFLVLLTLGFGLVTFGRPNLEIVSDTVMHSFGRAFVVGLLGEVLILPTFGMLVVGLVLTVAGALLVPFGIVVYTLLAIVSVLGGVLAVAHAMGETITRRRMAAGLRVSPNAYRYLLTGLMALGVSWLAWVLFGWVPIAGGLILSAAAIGTWFVGTVGFGAALLSRGGIREHFAGRIVPPEMLTDEYLWATPQFGVPAVKRPSTEPEA